A portion of the Microlunatus phosphovorus NM-1 genome contains these proteins:
- a CDS encoding GntR family transcriptional regulator produces MTVSTSSGPLQLDPPRLERRALRDSVYDLVLNMLLDGTFQPDDTLSIDGLSRELGVSPTPIREALVHLEHTGLVTRTALRGYRVAPPFSPQQIGQLVDARAVIELGALEHALDRRTSLAPTLQQAHELHRQVIDELAALPAEAMVGDARLAGYRRYFDADWGFHLTIMRHADNPFIVQMAESLGAHVHRLRQTVGVGLTDCEDASAEHARIVEAIISGAPARLVKQAMRDHLEAVRERSIADSRLIAKDRSKATKSSAKAVRDRSGVVSG; encoded by the coding sequence ATGACCGTCAGCACGTCCAGCGGACCACTCCAACTGGATCCGCCGCGACTGGAGCGACGAGCACTGCGGGACAGCGTGTATGACCTGGTGCTGAATATGCTCCTGGACGGCACATTCCAGCCGGACGACACGCTCAGCATCGATGGTCTGTCCCGCGAACTCGGTGTCTCGCCCACCCCGATCCGAGAAGCTCTGGTGCATCTGGAGCACACCGGGCTGGTCACCAGGACTGCGTTGCGGGGATACCGCGTCGCGCCACCGTTCAGTCCGCAGCAGATCGGCCAACTGGTCGACGCCCGGGCAGTGATCGAACTCGGCGCGCTCGAGCACGCATTGGATCGGCGCACGTCCTTGGCGCCGACGCTGCAGCAGGCCCACGAGCTGCATCGGCAGGTGATCGATGAGCTGGCAGCGTTGCCTGCGGAGGCGATGGTCGGCGATGCCCGGTTGGCAGGCTACCGGCGCTATTTCGATGCCGACTGGGGCTTCCACCTGACGATCATGCGACATGCCGACAACCCCTTCATCGTGCAGATGGCCGAGTCGCTGGGCGCCCACGTGCACCGGCTCCGCCAGACGGTCGGGGTCGGCTTGACCGACTGTGAGGACGCCTCGGCCGAGCATGCCCGGATCGTCGAGGCGATCATCTCCGGCGCCCCGGCAAGACTGGTCAAGCAGGCGATGCGGGACCACCTGGAAGCCGTCCGCGAGCGATCGATCGCGGACAGTCGACTGATCGCCAAGGACCGATCGAAGGCGACGAAGAGCAGCGCCAAAGCCGTCAGGGACCGATCGGGAGTGGTCAGCGGCTGA
- a CDS encoding triose-phosphate isomerase family protein — translation MAYREEGARRRYLIGMSTKMYFSHARTLEWCRQVAELSRMHPAVVEGRAELFVLPGFLSVAEVASMLEPVRAAGSGGSEARFWSVGAQDACWADDGPYTGEVSAAQLAEVGARLVEVGHAERRRLFGEDDEVIAAKTAAILRHGLTPVLCIGETERVDPEAAVEVCQAQLESALAPARSAGHQGPVVIAYEPVWAIGASEPAGVEHIVGVCGPLRAALAADLDYSGDVIYGGSAGPGLLREVGEHVDGLFLGRFAHNPQAIKGILDDVLTLGSATSA, via the coding sequence ATGGCCTATCGGGAGGAGGGTGCTCGACGGCGCTACCTGATCGGGATGAGCACGAAGATGTACTTCAGCCATGCCCGGACCCTGGAATGGTGCCGCCAGGTGGCCGAGCTGAGCCGGATGCATCCGGCGGTCGTCGAAGGACGAGCTGAACTGTTCGTGTTGCCGGGGTTCCTGTCGGTCGCCGAGGTGGCTTCGATGCTGGAGCCGGTTCGGGCGGCTGGCTCAGGTGGCTCAGAAGCCCGATTCTGGTCGGTCGGAGCGCAGGATGCCTGCTGGGCCGACGACGGTCCGTACACCGGTGAGGTCAGTGCCGCGCAGTTGGCAGAAGTAGGCGCTCGATTGGTCGAGGTCGGCCATGCCGAGCGGCGCCGGCTGTTCGGCGAGGACGACGAGGTGATTGCAGCGAAGACTGCAGCGATCCTGCGACACGGGCTGACTCCGGTGCTCTGCATCGGCGAGACCGAGCGGGTGGACCCAGAGGCGGCAGTCGAGGTCTGCCAGGCTCAGCTCGAATCTGCCTTGGCGCCGGCCCGTTCGGCTGGTCATCAGGGTCCGGTGGTGATCGCGTACGAGCCGGTCTGGGCGATCGGAGCCTCGGAGCCAGCCGGGGTGGAGCACATCGTCGGAGTCTGCGGGCCGTTGCGGGCGGCCTTGGCTGCCGATCTGGACTACTCCGGGGATGTGATCTACGGCGGCAGTGCCGGACCTGGTCTGCTGCGCGAGGTCGGCGAGCACGTGGACGGCCTGTTCCTGGGCCGCTTCGCCCACAATCCGCAAGCGATCAAGGGCATCCTCGACGACGTACTCACCCTGGGCTCGGCGACCTCGGCCTGA
- a CDS encoding ribose-5-phosphate isomerase codes for MSDGLRLVVGSDSAGYEYKEQIKQDLLSDPRVASVVDVGVDCDGDTNYPSVAISAATLVADGEADRSILFCGTGLGVAIAANKVKGIRAVTAHDSFSVERSILSNNCQVLCMGQRVIGRELARRLAREWIGYTFDPASSSGPKVEEICAYEES; via the coding sequence ATGAGTGACGGCCTCCGGCTGGTGGTCGGCTCCGACAGCGCCGGCTATGAGTACAAGGAGCAGATCAAGCAGGATCTGCTGAGCGACCCTCGAGTGGCCTCGGTGGTCGACGTCGGCGTGGATTGCGACGGCGACACCAACTATCCGTCGGTGGCGATCAGCGCAGCGACCCTGGTCGCCGACGGCGAGGCCGACCGGTCGATCCTGTTCTGCGGCACCGGCCTCGGGGTGGCGATCGCGGCGAACAAGGTCAAGGGCATCCGCGCGGTCACCGCGCACGACTCGTTCTCGGTCGAGCGTTCGATCCTCAGCAACAACTGCCAAGTGCTCTGCATGGGGCAGCGAGTGATCGGCCGTGAGCTGGCCCGGCGGTTGGCGCGGGAATGGATCGGCTACACCTTCGACCCGGCCTCGTCCTCGGGTCCCAAGGTCGAGGAGATCTGCGCGTACGAGGAGAGTTGA
- a CDS encoding dihydroxyacetone kinase family protein, giving the protein MAWVCNDPTEFTDEMVDGFVEASRRWVARAPGGVIRSTRSAKPQVAVVIGGGSGHFPAFGGLVGPGLAHGAAMGNVFASPSAQQVYDVVKAVERGRGAVLSYGQYAGDVLNFDQAQERLRAEGIDVQTVLVRDDIASAPPTEAERRRGIAGDLPVFKIAGAAAERGYDLPRIVELAQRAADRVFTLGVAYSGCTLPGASAPLFTVPAGRMAIGLGIHGEPGIEEVPLPTADGLAELLVGRLLAEAPVPTDGARVVPFVNGLGAVKSEELYVVYRRVARLLADAGIEAVSPEIGEFCTSFDMAGLSLTLFWLDDELAELWADPVDTVGFRRGAVAAGDLEVVKDVVVAAVGEAEAIPAGAPASQVTAVVVGDALQAIRAVIDENVEELGRIDAVAGDGDHGIGMQRGARAAAQAAEAAQEAGAGARTVLLQAAEAWSARAGGTSGVLWGLALRSVADQLSDECAATAEQVSAGVTGAAQAIQDFGKAKVGDATMVDALVPFAVTLAERVRAGDRLAVAWPVAAVAAREGADATADLVPSMGRARTHAEKSIGTPDAGALSLAMTAQAVGRVLSERNTDE; this is encoded by the coding sequence ATGGCCTGGGTATGCAACGATCCGACCGAATTCACCGACGAGATGGTCGATGGATTCGTCGAGGCGAGTCGTCGCTGGGTGGCCAGGGCACCCGGTGGGGTCATCCGCAGCACTCGGTCGGCCAAGCCGCAGGTGGCGGTGGTGATCGGTGGCGGCTCCGGCCACTTCCCTGCGTTCGGCGGATTGGTCGGGCCCGGGCTGGCGCACGGCGCGGCGATGGGCAACGTCTTCGCTTCGCCGTCCGCGCAGCAGGTCTACGACGTCGTCAAGGCAGTCGAGCGTGGACGTGGGGCGGTGCTGTCCTACGGGCAGTACGCCGGTGACGTGCTGAACTTCGACCAGGCCCAGGAGCGGCTGCGCGCCGAGGGCATCGACGTGCAGACTGTCCTGGTCCGCGACGACATCGCCAGTGCCCCGCCGACCGAGGCCGAGCGTCGCCGCGGCATCGCCGGTGACCTGCCGGTGTTCAAGATCGCCGGCGCCGCCGCCGAGCGTGGCTACGACCTGCCGCGGATCGTCGAACTGGCGCAGCGCGCGGCGGACCGGGTGTTCACACTCGGCGTCGCCTATTCGGGCTGCACCCTGCCCGGCGCCAGCGCTCCCCTGTTCACCGTGCCTGCGGGGCGGATGGCCATCGGGCTCGGCATCCACGGTGAGCCGGGGATCGAGGAGGTCCCGTTGCCGACCGCGGACGGCCTGGCGGAGCTGCTGGTCGGCCGCTTGCTGGCCGAGGCGCCGGTGCCGACCGACGGAGCCCGAGTGGTGCCCTTCGTCAACGGACTCGGCGCCGTGAAATCGGAGGAGCTGTACGTCGTCTATCGCCGGGTCGCCCGGCTGCTCGCCGACGCGGGCATCGAGGCGGTGTCACCCGAGATCGGTGAGTTCTGCACCAGCTTCGACATGGCCGGGCTGTCGCTCACCCTGTTCTGGCTGGACGACGAGTTGGCCGAGTTGTGGGCCGATCCGGTGGACACGGTCGGCTTCCGGCGGGGTGCTGTGGCCGCTGGAGATCTCGAGGTGGTGAAGGACGTCGTCGTAGCGGCGGTCGGTGAAGCGGAGGCGATCCCGGCCGGCGCTCCCGCATCGCAGGTGACGGCCGTCGTGGTTGGTGATGCGCTGCAGGCCATCCGTGCCGTCATCGACGAGAACGTCGAGGAACTGGGTCGGATCGATGCCGTGGCCGGCGACGGCGATCATGGGATCGGCATGCAACGCGGTGCCCGGGCGGCGGCACAAGCCGCCGAGGCCGCGCAGGAAGCCGGTGCCGGAGCGCGTACCGTCCTCCTGCAAGCCGCCGAGGCGTGGAGCGCTCGCGCCGGCGGCACCTCGGGCGTGCTCTGGGGGTTGGCCTTGCGCAGCGTCGCCGATCAGCTCTCCGACGAGTGCGCCGCCACCGCGGAGCAGGTGTCCGCGGGCGTCACCGGCGCGGCGCAGGCGATCCAGGACTTCGGCAAGGCGAAGGTCGGTGATGCGACCATGGTCGACGCACTGGTCCCCTTCGCGGTAACCCTGGCCGAGCGGGTCCGGGCCGGTGACCGACTGGCCGTGGCGTGGCCGGTGGCTGCTGTTGCCGCCCGCGAAGGCGCGGATGCGACCGCCGATCTGGTCCCGTCGATGGGCCGCGCCCGTACCCATGCCGAGAAGAGCATCGGTACCCCGGACGCCGGCGCGTTGTCGCTGGCCATGACCGCCCAGGCCGTGGGCCGGGTGTTGAGCGAAAGGAACACAGATGAGTGA
- a CDS encoding 3-hydroxyacyl-CoA dehydrogenase family protein has protein sequence MSGSIDRVAVIGAGYMGGGIAQVLALAGFEVVIADLDRERTEAHLRRLHTEAEEFEEAGLFEPGSADLVRANLSAAATLAEAVAGADLIEEAVLERPEVKGPVLASIEQAARPDAVIGTNTSTIPIGDLAGSLTHRERFLGIHFSNPAPFIPGVELIAHSSTDEAAVQTAELLVARTGKLSARVNDSAGFVLNRLQYVLLREAISLVEEGVATPEDVDTIVRTTFGYRLPFFGPFAIADMAGLDVYVDGFRTLQSHYGERLSAPAMLTELVADGRFGVKQGGGFVTPAGDTAPLVAYRNLAYERLGGLLRELGPAPG, from the coding sequence GTGTCTGGCTCGATCGACCGGGTCGCCGTGATCGGCGCCGGATACATGGGTGGAGGGATCGCCCAGGTGCTCGCCCTGGCGGGCTTCGAGGTCGTCATCGCCGACCTCGATCGGGAGCGAACCGAGGCTCATCTTCGACGACTGCACACCGAGGCGGAGGAGTTCGAGGAGGCCGGTCTGTTCGAGCCCGGGTCTGCGGACCTGGTCCGGGCCAATCTGAGCGCGGCCGCGACGCTGGCTGAAGCCGTCGCGGGTGCCGACCTGATCGAGGAGGCGGTGCTGGAGCGTCCCGAGGTCAAGGGTCCGGTGCTGGCCAGCATCGAGCAGGCGGCCCGGCCGGACGCGGTGATCGGCACGAACACCTCGACGATCCCGATCGGAGATCTGGCGGGGTCGCTGACTCACCGCGAACGGTTCCTGGGTATCCACTTCTCGAACCCGGCACCGTTCATCCCTGGCGTGGAACTGATCGCCCACAGCTCGACAGACGAAGCGGCGGTGCAGACAGCCGAACTGCTGGTGGCCCGCACCGGCAAGCTGTCGGCGAGGGTCAACGACTCTGCTGGGTTCGTGCTCAACCGGCTTCAGTATGTGCTGCTGCGCGAGGCGATCAGCCTCGTCGAGGAGGGCGTTGCCACCCCGGAGGACGTGGACACGATCGTCCGGACGACCTTCGGCTATCGACTGCCGTTCTTCGGGCCGTTCGCGATCGCCGACATGGCCGGGCTGGACGTGTACGTCGACGGCTTCCGCACCTTGCAGAGTCACTACGGCGAGCGCCTGTCGGCGCCGGCGATGCTGACCGAGTTGGTGGCCGACGGCCGGTTCGGGGTCAAGCAAGGCGGCGGCTTCGTGACCCCGGCGGGCGACACCGCGCCGCTGGTCGCCTATCGCAACCTCGCGTACGAGCGGCTCGGCGGCCTGCTTCGGGAGCTGGGCCCCGCGCCCGGCTAG